Proteins found in one Pseudoxanthomonas sp. SL93 genomic segment:
- a CDS encoding threonine dehydratase gives MPDAGRAPASNEPDVGDVVVTVADVLAAQARLRRYLPPTPLHHAERFGVMLKLENLQRTGSYKVRGALNALLAARERGDRRPVIAASAGNHAQGLAWAAYRLGVQAITVMPHGAPATKIAGVAHWGATVRQHGNSYDEAFAFARDLAEQNGYRFLSAFDDPDVIAGQGTVGIEIAPYAPDVVIVPIGGGGLASGVALALKSQGVRVVGAQVEGVDSMIRAMRGDTAPINPVASLADGVRVKVPGFITRRLCTQLLDDVVIVREAELRETLVRLALEENLIAEGAGALALAAGRRVAGKRKCAVVSGGNIDATVLAQLLSDVRPRPPRKPRRRAAEGEPSLAPSNPLPVSLPPAVPHKSRTRRTATAVVEESIW, from the coding sequence ATGCCTGACGCCGGCCGCGCCCCCGCCAGCAATGAGCCCGACGTAGGCGACGTCGTCGTCACCGTGGCCGACGTGCTGGCGGCGCAGGCGCGGCTGCGGCGCTACCTGCCGCCGACGCCGCTGCATCACGCCGAACGCTTCGGCGTGATGCTGAAACTGGAGAACCTGCAGCGCACCGGTTCGTACAAGGTCCGCGGTGCGCTGAATGCCCTGCTCGCCGCCCGCGAGCGCGGCGACCGCCGGCCGGTCATCGCCGCGTCGGCCGGCAACCACGCGCAGGGACTGGCATGGGCGGCGTATCGCCTGGGCGTGCAGGCGATCACGGTGATGCCGCATGGCGCGCCGGCGACCAAGATCGCCGGTGTCGCCCACTGGGGCGCCACGGTGCGCCAGCATGGCAACAGCTACGACGAGGCCTTCGCCTTCGCCAGGGACCTGGCCGAACAGAACGGCTACCGCTTCCTGTCCGCCTTCGACGATCCCGACGTCATCGCCGGGCAGGGCACGGTGGGCATCGAGATCGCACCCTATGCGCCGGACGTGGTCATCGTGCCGATCGGTGGCGGTGGCCTGGCCTCCGGCGTCGCGCTTGCGTTGAAGTCGCAGGGCGTGCGCGTGGTCGGCGCACAGGTGGAAGGCGTGGACTCGATGATCCGTGCCATGCGCGGCGACACCGCACCGATCAATCCGGTCGCATCGCTGGCGGATGGCGTGCGCGTCAAGGTGCCCGGCTTCATCACCCGCCGGCTGTGCACGCAGCTGCTGGACGACGTGGTCATCGTGCGCGAGGCCGAGCTTCGCGAAACCCTGGTGCGGCTGGCACTGGAAGAAAACCTGATCGCCGAAGGGGCCGGTGCGCTGGCGCTGGCCGCCGGCCGCCGCGTGGCCGGCAAACGCAAGTGCGCAGTGGTGTCCGGCGGCAACATCGACGCCACCGTGCTGGCCCAGCTGCTGTCCGACGTGCGTCCACGCCCACCGCGCAAACCGCGCCGGCGCGCGGCCGAAGGCGAACCTTCGCTCGCGCCCTCCAACCCGCTTCCCGTTTCCCTTCCCCCTGCCGTGCCGCACAAGTCCAGGACCCGCCGCACCGCAACCGCTGTCGTAGAGGAATCCATCTGGTGA
- the leuC gene encoding 3-isopropylmalate dehydratase large subunit: MTPHPRTLFDKLWDAHVVVPETDAAPAVLYIDLHLIHEVTSPQAFTELASRGLAPRRPDRTKATMDHSTPTLPAGTDGRLPYYTRAAESQVDTLARNCAEYGIELFDMGSDQRGIVHVIAPELGFTQPGMTIVCGDSHTSTHGAFGALAFGIGTSEVGHVLATQCLLQRKPKTMAITVEGPLAPGVGAKDVILHIIGVIGVNGGTGHVIEYRGSTIRAMDMEQRMTLCNMSIEAGARAGMVAPDQATLDWMAGAPRAPKGEAFEAAKAEWATLVTDDGARFDVEVAIDARDIRPTLTWGTHPGTAIAVDTPIPAANDAAAQKSLDYMAFESGHALEGTAVDVVFVGSCTNGRLSDMREVASVLRDRKVDPRVRMLVVPGSEQVKRQAEAEGIDRIVRAAGAEWREPGCSMCIAMNGDLVAPGQLAVSTSNRNFEGRQGPGSRTLLASPLTAAWAAVNGCVSDPRRLFDDAAFSSRKEVA; the protein is encoded by the coding sequence ATGACCCCGCACCCCCGTACCCTGTTCGACAAGCTGTGGGACGCCCACGTCGTCGTCCCCGAGACCGACGCCGCGCCCGCCGTGCTGTACATCGACCTGCACCTGATCCATGAGGTGACCTCGCCGCAGGCGTTCACCGAGCTGGCCTCGCGCGGACTGGCGCCGCGTCGCCCGGACCGCACCAAGGCGACGATGGACCATTCCACGCCCACGCTGCCGGCCGGTACCGACGGCAGGCTGCCGTACTACACCAGGGCCGCCGAGTCGCAGGTGGACACGCTGGCGCGCAACTGCGCCGAGTACGGCATCGAGCTGTTCGACATGGGCTCGGACCAGCGTGGCATCGTCCATGTCATCGCACCGGAACTGGGCTTCACCCAGCCGGGCATGACCATCGTCTGCGGCGACAGCCACACCTCCACGCATGGCGCGTTCGGCGCACTGGCATTCGGCATCGGCACCAGCGAGGTCGGCCATGTGCTGGCCACCCAGTGCCTGCTGCAGCGCAAGCCCAAGACCATGGCCATCACGGTCGAAGGCCCGCTCGCGCCTGGGGTCGGCGCCAAGGACGTGATCCTGCACATCATCGGCGTGATCGGCGTGAACGGCGGTACCGGCCATGTCATCGAGTACCGCGGCTCCACCATCCGCGCGATGGACATGGAGCAGCGCATGACCCTGTGCAACATGTCGATCGAAGCCGGCGCGCGCGCTGGCATGGTCGCCCCGGACCAGGCCACCCTCGACTGGATGGCCGGCGCACCGCGCGCACCGAAAGGCGAAGCGTTCGAGGCGGCGAAGGCCGAGTGGGCCACGCTGGTCACCGACGACGGCGCGCGCTTCGACGTGGAAGTGGCCATCGACGCCCGCGACATCCGCCCGACGCTGACCTGGGGCACGCACCCCGGCACCGCCATCGCGGTGGACACGCCGATCCCTGCCGCCAACGATGCCGCCGCGCAGAAATCGCTGGACTACATGGCCTTCGAAAGTGGCCATGCGCTGGAGGGCACCGCGGTGGACGTGGTGTTCGTCGGCTCGTGTACCAATGGCCGCCTCAGCGACATGCGAGAGGTCGCCAGCGTACTGCGCGACCGCAAGGTCGATCCGCGCGTGCGCATGCTGGTCGTGCCGGGTTCGGAGCAGGTCAAGCGCCAGGCCGAGGCCGAGGGCATCGACCGCATCGTGCGTGCCGCCGGCGCGGAATGGCGCGAGCCGGGCTGTTCGATGTGCATCGCCATGAACGGCGACCTGGTCGCACCGGGCCAGCTGGCGGTCAGTACCAGCAACCGCAACTTCGAAGGCCGCCAGGGTCCGGGCTCGCGCACGCTGCTGGCATCACCGCTGACCGCCGCATGGGCGGCGGTGAACGGCTGCGTCAGCGATCCGCGCAGGCTGTTCGACGATGCGGCCTTCTCCTCGCGGAAGGAGGTGGCGTGA
- a CDS encoding 2-isopropylmalate synthase gives MTTSIATPNGPAYVRIFDTTLRDGEQSPGCSMSPQQKLVMARGLADLGVDVIETGFPASSQSDREAHALISRDLRDTTLAVLSRCLPGDIETSLRTLQPAAKPRLHLFLSTSPLHREHKLRMTREQVLESVQKHVTLARAHIDDIEFSAEDATRTEEDFLHKVVAVAIAAGARTINLPDTVGFTTPEEIRGMFERVIAQVPGADKVVFSAHCHNDLGLAVANSLAAIEGGARQVEGSINGIGERAGNCAIEEIVMALKVRNAFYNLDTRIDTRRIVPTSQLLSRLVGMPVQRNKAIVGANAFAHESGIHQHGMLRHRGTYEIMQPQDVGWPSSQMVLGRHSGRAAVEQRLRALGYLLEEDELVLVFEQFKALCEKQRVVDDDDLQTLMQDAPVSEGYRLSSMTISDVGSRANALVELSDPDGNRISETAQGNGPVDALFGALAAATGVQLQLESYQVHSVGIGADARGEASLSVRCDGVEYEGTGTSKDIIEASALAWLDVANRLLRQRNPTRQEMAAA, from the coding sequence GTGACCACATCCATTGCCACGCCGAACGGACCGGCCTACGTCCGCATCTTCGACACCACCCTGCGGGACGGCGAGCAGTCGCCCGGCTGCAGCATGTCACCGCAGCAGAAGCTGGTGATGGCGCGCGGCCTGGCCGACCTGGGCGTGGACGTCATCGAGACCGGCTTCCCGGCCAGTTCGCAGTCCGACCGCGAAGCGCATGCACTGATCTCGCGCGACCTGCGCGACACCACCTTGGCGGTGCTGTCGCGCTGCCTGCCCGGCGACATCGAGACCTCCCTGCGCACGCTGCAGCCCGCGGCGAAGCCGCGCCTGCACCTGTTCCTGTCGACCAGCCCGCTGCACCGCGAGCACAAGCTGCGCATGACCCGCGAGCAGGTGCTGGAATCGGTGCAGAAGCACGTCACGCTGGCGCGCGCCCACATCGACGACATCGAATTCTCGGCCGAGGACGCCACGCGTACCGAGGAGGACTTTCTGCACAAGGTGGTCGCCGTGGCCATCGCGGCCGGCGCGCGCACCATCAACCTGCCCGACACGGTCGGCTTCACCACACCGGAGGAAATCCGCGGCATGTTCGAGCGGGTCATCGCGCAGGTACCGGGCGCCGACAAGGTGGTGTTCAGTGCGCACTGCCACAACGACCTGGGCCTGGCCGTGGCCAACTCACTGGCGGCCATCGAAGGCGGCGCGCGCCAGGTGGAGGGGTCCATCAACGGCATCGGCGAGCGCGCCGGCAACTGCGCCATCGAGGAGATCGTGATGGCGCTGAAGGTGCGCAACGCCTTCTACAACCTGGATACCCGCATCGACACCCGCCGCATCGTCCCGACCTCGCAATTGCTGTCGCGACTGGTCGGCATGCCCGTGCAGCGCAACAAGGCCATCGTCGGCGCCAATGCCTTCGCGCACGAGTCTGGCATCCACCAGCACGGCATGCTGCGCCATCGCGGTACCTACGAGATCATGCAGCCGCAGGACGTGGGCTGGCCGTCGTCGCAGATGGTGCTGGGGCGCCACAGCGGCCGCGCCGCGGTCGAGCAGCGCCTGCGGGCGCTGGGTTACCTGCTGGAGGAGGACGAACTGGTCCTGGTGTTCGAACAGTTCAAGGCGCTGTGCGAGAAACAGCGCGTGGTGGACGACGACGACCTGCAGACCCTGATGCAGGATGCGCCCGTCAGCGAAGGCTACCGCCTGTCGTCGATGACCATCAGCGACGTGGGCTCGCGCGCCAACGCGCTGGTCGAGCTGTCCGATCCGGACGGCAACCGCATTTCGGAAACCGCACAGGGCAACGGCCCGGTCGATGCACTGTTCGGTGCGCTGGCGGCCGCGACCGGCGTGCAGCTGCAGCTGGAAAGCTACCAGGTGCACAGCGTGGGCATCGGTGCCGACGCGCGCGGCGAAGCCAGCCTGTCGGTACGCTGCGATGGCGTCGAGTACGAGGGCACGGGCACCAGCAAGGACATCATCGAAGCCAGCGCGCTGGCCTGGCTGGACGTCGCCAATCGCCTGCTCCGCCAGCGCAACCCGACGCGACAGGAAATGGCCGCCGCATGA
- a CDS encoding efflux RND transporter permease subunit has product MRRFNLSEWALTNRSLVLFLMILLGIIGAWSYRHLGQSEDPPFTFKAMVVRTVWPGASAEEVSQQVTERIEKTLMTTGNYEFIRSYSRPGESQVIFMARDSMKSKEIPDLWYQVRKKVGDIRATLPSGVVGPFFNDEFGDTFGNIYALTGEGFDYAVMKDYADRIQLELQRVDDVGKVELVGLQDEKIWIELSNTKLATLGIPLSAVQQALEEQNAVTPAGFFETPSDRVQLRVSGEFTTVDEIRDFPIRAGGRTVKLSDIATIKRGFADPAAPRMRFMGKQGIGIAVAMKDGGDILTLGETLEAEFQRLQKTLPLGMELRKVSDQPAAVEESVGEFVRVLAEAVIIVLLVSFFSLGMRTGLVVAVSIPLVLAMTFAVMHYFGIGLHKISLGALVLALGLLVDDAIIAVEMMAIKMEQGFDRLKAASFAYESTAFPMLTGTLVTAAGFLPIATAASSTGEYTRSLFQVVTIALVVSWIAAVLFIPYLGDKMLPDLGNPQPPKPGSLAARWHGFRARLADRWPQYAGMLAPKAHDAHDHNPYHTPFYQRFRGWLDACLRHRWLVIGITVVAFIGSIALFRFVPQQFFPDSVRPELMVDLELAEGSSLKSTDAQAHKLEQLLAKRDGIQNYVAYIGTGSPRFYLPLDQQLPQANFSQFVVLTDNAEAREDIRRWLIDEVGPQFPELQFRVTRLENGPPVGYPVQFRVSGEHTERVQAIARQVAEKVRANTQVTNVNLDWSEPSKVVRLAIDQDRARALGVSTAQVSHFLSGSLSGLSVSTYREGNELVEILLRGPDEERTRLDLLGSLAVPTSSGGTVPLSQIANLEYAFEDGIIWHRDRLPTVTVRADIKTDDVTAPTVIAQILPTLDGIRAELPQGYLLETGGTVEDSARGQKSIAAGMPLFLLVVATLLMLQLRSFSRVALVLLTAPLGLVGVTLALLIFRVPFGFVAMLGTIALAGMIMRNSVILVDQIDQDIRAGHDRWHAIIDATVRRFRPIVLTALAAVLAMIPLSRSAFFGPMAVAIMGGLTVATVLTLFFLPALYAAWFKVKREEATS; this is encoded by the coding sequence ATGCGCCGCTTCAATCTTTCCGAATGGGCGTTGACCAACCGCAGCCTGGTGCTGTTCCTGATGATCCTGCTGGGCATCATCGGCGCGTGGTCGTACCGGCACCTGGGCCAGTCCGAGGACCCGCCCTTCACCTTCAAGGCGATGGTGGTGCGCACGGTATGGCCGGGCGCCAGCGCCGAGGAAGTCTCGCAGCAGGTCACCGAGCGCATCGAGAAGACGCTGATGACCACCGGCAACTACGAGTTCATCCGCTCGTACTCGCGCCCGGGGGAGTCGCAAGTGATCTTCATGGCGCGCGACTCGATGAAGTCGAAGGAGATCCCCGATCTCTGGTACCAGGTACGCAAGAAAGTCGGCGACATCCGCGCCACCCTGCCCAGCGGCGTGGTGGGGCCGTTCTTCAACGATGAATTCGGCGACACCTTCGGCAACATCTATGCACTGACCGGCGAAGGCTTCGACTACGCGGTGATGAAGGACTACGCCGACCGCATCCAGCTGGAGCTGCAGCGCGTGGATGACGTGGGCAAGGTCGAGCTGGTCGGCCTGCAGGACGAGAAGATCTGGATCGAGCTGTCCAACACCAAGCTGGCCACGCTGGGCATTCCGCTGAGCGCGGTCCAGCAGGCGCTGGAGGAACAGAACGCGGTCACGCCGGCGGGCTTCTTCGAGACGCCCAGCGACCGCGTGCAGCTGCGCGTCAGCGGTGAGTTCACCACGGTCGACGAGATCCGCGACTTCCCGATCCGCGCCGGCGGGCGCACGGTCAAGCTGAGCGACATCGCCACCATCAAGCGCGGCTTCGCCGACCCGGCCGCGCCGCGCATGCGTTTCATGGGCAAGCAGGGCATCGGCATCGCGGTGGCAATGAAGGACGGCGGCGACATCCTCACGCTGGGCGAAACCCTCGAAGCCGAATTCCAGCGCCTGCAGAAGACGCTGCCGCTGGGCATGGAGCTGCGCAAGGTGTCCGACCAGCCGGCGGCGGTGGAAGAGTCGGTGGGCGAGTTCGTCCGCGTGCTGGCCGAGGCGGTGATCATCGTGCTGCTGGTCAGCTTCTTCTCGCTGGGCATGCGCACCGGCCTGGTGGTGGCGGTGTCGATTCCGCTGGTGCTGGCGATGACGTTCGCGGTGATGCACTACTTCGGCATCGGCCTGCACAAGATCTCGCTGGGCGCGCTGGTGCTGGCGCTGGGCCTGCTGGTGGACGACGCGATCATCGCGGTGGAGATGATGGCCATCAAGATGGAACAGGGCTTCGACCGGTTGAAGGCGGCCAGCTTCGCCTACGAATCCACCGCCTTCCCGATGCTGACCGGTACGCTGGTGACCGCGGCGGGCTTCCTGCCGATCGCCACGGCGGCGTCGAGCACGGGCGAGTACACGCGTTCGCTGTTCCAGGTGGTGACGATCGCGCTGGTGGTGTCGTGGATCGCGGCGGTGCTGTTCATCCCCTACCTGGGCGACAAGATGCTGCCCGACCTGGGCAACCCGCAACCGCCAAAGCCCGGTTCGCTGGCCGCGCGCTGGCACGGCTTCCGCGCGCGCCTGGCCGATCGCTGGCCGCAGTACGCCGGCATGCTGGCACCCAAGGCGCATGATGCGCACGACCACAACCCCTACCACACCCCGTTCTACCAGCGCTTCCGTGGCTGGCTGGACGCGTGCCTGCGCCATCGCTGGCTGGTCATCGGCATCACCGTGGTGGCGTTCATCGGTTCCATCGCGCTGTTCCGCTTCGTACCGCAGCAGTTCTTCCCGGATTCCGTGCGGCCGGAGCTGATGGTGGACCTGGAACTGGCCGAAGGCAGCTCGCTGAAATCGACCGATGCCCAGGCGCACAAGCTGGAACAACTGCTGGCCAAGCGCGACGGCATCCAGAACTACGTGGCCTACATCGGCACGGGCTCGCCGCGCTTCTACCTGCCGCTGGACCAGCAGCTGCCACAGGCCAACTTCTCGCAGTTCGTGGTGCTGACCGACAACGCCGAGGCGCGCGAGGACATCCGCCGCTGGCTGATCGACGAGGTCGGACCGCAGTTCCCCGAGCTGCAGTTCCGCGTGACGCGCCTGGAGAACGGGCCACCGGTGGGGTATCCGGTGCAGTTCCGTGTCTCCGGCGAGCACACCGAACGCGTGCAGGCCATCGCGCGCCAGGTCGCGGAGAAGGTGCGCGCCAACACGCAGGTGACCAACGTCAACCTGGACTGGAGCGAACCCAGCAAGGTCGTGCGGCTCGCCATCGACCAGGACCGTGCCCGCGCGCTGGGCGTCAGCACGGCGCAGGTCTCGCACTTCCTCAGCGGCTCGCTGTCCGGATTGAGCGTCAGCACCTACCGCGAAGGCAACGAACTGGTGGAGATCCTGCTGCGGGGCCCCGACGAGGAGCGCACGCGGCTCGACCTGCTGGGCAGCCTGGCGGTGCCGACCAGCAGCGGCGGCACCGTGCCGCTGTCGCAGATCGCCAACCTGGAATACGCCTTCGAGGACGGCATCATCTGGCACCGCGACCGCCTGCCGACCGTCACCGTGCGCGCCGACATCAAGACGGACGACGTGACGGCACCGACGGTCATCGCGCAGATCCTGCCCACGCTGGACGGGATCCGGGCCGAGCTGCCGCAGGGCTACCTGCTGGAAACCGGCGGCACGGTGGAAGATTCGGCACGCGGCCAGAAATCGATTGCCGCGGGCATGCCGCTGTTCCTGCTGGTGGTGGCGACGCTGCTGATGCTGCAGCTGCGCAGCTTCTCGCGCGTCGCGCTGGTGCTGCTGACCGCGCCGTTGGGCCTGGTGGGCGTGACGCTGGCGTTGCTGATATTCCGCGTGCCGTTCGGCTTCGTCGCCATGCTGGGGACCATCGCGCTGGCCGGCATGATCATGCGCAACTCGGTGATCCTGGTGGACCAGATCGACCAGGACATCCGTGCCGGGCACGACCGCTGGCACGCCATCATCGATGCGACCGTGCGCCGCTTCCGTCCCATCGTGCTGACCGCGCTCGCCGCGGTGCTGGCGATGATCCCGCTGTCGCGCAGCGCGTTCTTCGGCCCGATGGCGGTGGCGATCATGGGTGGCCTGACCGTGGCCACCGTGCTGACCCTGTTCTTCCTGCCGGCGCTGTATGCGGCATGGTTCAAGGTGAAGCGGGAAGAGGCCACGTCCTGA
- the leuB gene encoding 3-isopropylmalate dehydrogenase, with the protein MHADIAVLPGDGIGPEVTQAAVSVLRALARRHGHTFAFHEHDIGGIAIDRHGEPLPQATLQACQQADAVLLGAVGGPKWSDPNARVRPEQGLLALRKGLGLFANLRPVRPHPAALHASPIKPHLLTGVDIVVVRELTGGIYFGEKTRDARGASDLCSYSVTEIERVVRSAFRLARQRRGYLVSVDKANVLETSRLWRDVATRLGREEFPDVRLEHQLVDSMAMHLLAKPREYDVIVTENMFGDILTDEASMLAGSLGLLPSASLGDGRIGLYEPIHGSAPDIAGKGIANPYATILSCAMLLRHSLGLYEEADCIERAVDGALNAQVFTNDLATGGRGVSTQAATQAVLEQMQAHCYVTELRD; encoded by the coding sequence ATGCACGCTGACATCGCCGTACTGCCCGGTGACGGCATCGGCCCCGAAGTCACCCAGGCCGCCGTTTCCGTCCTGCGCGCCCTGGCGCGCCGCCATGGCCACACGTTCGCGTTCCACGAACACGACATCGGCGGCATCGCCATCGACCGGCATGGCGAGCCGCTGCCACAGGCCACGCTGCAGGCCTGCCAGCAGGCCGATGCCGTGCTCCTTGGGGCGGTGGGTGGCCCGAAATGGTCGGATCCGAATGCCAGAGTGCGCCCCGAACAGGGCCTGCTGGCGCTGCGCAAGGGGCTGGGGCTGTTCGCCAACCTGCGCCCGGTGCGCCCGCATCCGGCGGCACTGCATGCATCGCCCATCAAGCCGCACCTGCTGACCGGGGTGGACATCGTGGTGGTGCGCGAGCTGACCGGCGGCATCTACTTCGGCGAAAAGACGCGCGATGCGCGCGGCGCCAGCGACCTGTGCAGCTACAGCGTCACCGAGATCGAACGCGTGGTGCGCAGTGCGTTCCGGCTGGCGCGCCAGCGTCGCGGCTACCTGGTATCGGTGGACAAGGCCAACGTGCTGGAAACCTCCCGGCTGTGGCGCGACGTCGCCACGCGGCTGGGGCGCGAAGAGTTTCCCGACGTGCGGCTGGAGCACCAGCTGGTGGACTCGATGGCCATGCATCTGCTGGCGAAGCCGCGCGAATACGATGTCATCGTCACCGAGAACATGTTCGGCGACATTCTGACGGACGAAGCCTCGATGCTGGCCGGCTCGCTGGGCCTGCTGCCGTCGGCGTCGCTGGGTGATGGCAGGATCGGCCTGTACGAACCCATCCACGGATCCGCCCCCGACATCGCCGGCAAGGGCATCGCCAACCCTTACGCCACCATCCTGAGTTGCGCGATGCTGCTGCGCCATTCGCTGGGCCTCTACGAGGAAGCCGACTGCATCGAACGCGCGGTGGACGGCGCACTCAACGCCCAGGTCTTCACCAATGACCTGGCCACCGGCGGCCGCGGCGTCTCCACCCAGGCCGCCACCCAGGCGGTGCTGGAGCAGATGCAGGCGCACTGCTACGTGACCGAACTGCGGGACTGA
- the leuD gene encoding 3-isopropylmalate dehydratase small subunit — MAGFREIRSKSVVLAETNIDTDQIIPARFLSTTERAGLGQHAFNDWRRLPDGTPNPSFPFNQPENTGRQILLAGRNFGCGSSREHAPWALTDLGLRAIVSSEIADIFRNNSLKNGLVPVVLAEEIVQSLMERPDDTLVIDVAARELRAPDGSIFPFPLDDFARTCLLEGVDELGYLLARQTDIERYEATRYAR, encoded by the coding sequence ATGGCCGGCTTCCGCGAAATCCGTTCGAAGAGCGTGGTGCTGGCCGAAACCAATATCGACACCGACCAGATCATCCCCGCGCGCTTCCTGTCCACCACCGAACGCGCCGGCCTGGGCCAGCATGCGTTCAACGACTGGCGCCGGCTGCCCGACGGCACGCCGAATCCTTCGTTCCCGTTCAACCAGCCCGAGAACACCGGGCGGCAGATCCTGTTGGCCGGGCGCAATTTCGGCTGCGGTTCCTCGCGCGAGCATGCGCCGTGGGCGCTGACCGACCTGGGCCTGCGTGCCATCGTCAGCAGCGAGATCGCCGACATCTTCCGCAACAACAGCCTGAAGAACGGCCTGGTGCCCGTGGTGCTGGCGGAAGAGATCGTGCAGTCGCTGATGGAACGCCCGGACGACACCCTGGTCATCGACGTCGCCGCCCGCGAGCTGCGCGCACCCGACGGCTCCATCTTCCCCTTCCCGCTGGATGACTTCGCACGCACCTGCCTGCTGGAAGGCGTGGACGAACTGGGCTACCTGCTGGCCCGCCAGACCGACATCGAACGCTACGAGGCAACCCGCTATGCACGCTGA